In the genome of Crassaminicella thermophila, the window TACAGAAAAATCTTCTCTAGGATCAATTTCATCCATTAAATAATGCGGAATACCTGCACGTTCTTCTAAAGTAGGTTTTGCACTTCCAATATCCATATGCTTATAAATTTGCATAGAATCAGCAGAAATAATCTCTCCATTTAATTTTTGAGCAATATTAATAGATATTTCTGTTTTCCCAACAGCCGTAGGTCCAACTATTATTAAAAGAGGTTTTTTCATGTTATTCCTCCTCTATATTCTTTTAAATTTTCTTTCAATTTCATATTTTGTCATAGATACAATAATCGGTCTGCCATGAGGGCAAGTAAATGGATTCTCAAGCTTAGCTAATTGTTTCATTAGTTCTTTAATTTCTACAAAATCAAGTTTATCTTTTGCTTTAATAGCTTGTTTACAAGCCATTGATATTATTTGTTCGACTTTTATGTCATAGCTATTGTTAATATTTTTTTGAAAATTGTCAACAACTTCCATAAAAAATTCTTTTGCTTCAGGTTCTCCAAATACAACAGGAACAGATCTTAAAATAAATGCATTCATTCCAAATTCTTCTACTTCGAATCCTAGATTATTAAAAATATCAACATTTTTCTTTACTATTTCAAATTCTACAAAAGATACCTCAACTAAAATAGGGGTTAATAATTTTTGACTAACTGCTGATCTTTCTTTATAGCTTTTCAATAAAGTATCATATAAAATCCTTTCATGAGCAGCATGTTGATCTATTAAAAACATAGTTTGATCATCTTGTCCTATTAAGTATGTATTAAAAATTTGTCCTAATATCCTAATATTCATAATTAACTCTGAATTTTTATTGTTTAATTTCTCTTCATTTACAATATTTTTTGTTTTTGTATTTTGATTGAACTCACTAATATTATTTCTGTTTATTTTCTCTTTTTTTTGGGTTGCTTTAACTAACTTGTTTTCAACTTTATTATTTGCATGGTAGGATAATTTATCCTCTAAAACTAAATCTTTCTCATGTTCTTTATTTGGTTTTATCTCACTTATATTTTTAGTATTTTTAATTATAGTATCTGAACATGTAGGTAAATCAATTATTCTTTCCTGATATCCTTCAAGTTGTTTTTTAGATTTTTCAAAACCTATACTTGGGATTAAATTTTCTTCTAACAGTTTACTTCTTAATGTATTAACAACAAAATCCTTAATATATAATTCATCATCAAAGCGTATCTCTGTTTTTGTAGGATGTATATTTACATCGAGCCTATTAGGTGGAATATTTAAATATATAAAGCATATAGGAAATCTGTTCACTTTAACTAATGTTTTATAAGCTTCTTCAATGGCATCACTAATAATTTTATTTTTTACATATCGACCATTTACAAAAAATACTTGTTGCTTCTTATTTCCTCTAGCTATAGTTGGTTTTGAAATATAAGCTTCTATAGATATATCTTTAACTCGATTTGAAACATACATCATATTTTTTGCTATTTCTTTTCCATAAATACTTACAATATTATTTATTACACTACTAGATCCAGAAGTAGTAAATACAATAGTACCATTATTTATGAATCGAAAAGAAATATTAGAATATGCCAATGCAAATTTACTAATCAAGTCACTTATATAACCAGTTTCAACAGCATTAGATTTCATAAATTGATATCTTGCTGGCATATTATAAAACAAATTTTTAATCACAAAAGTGGTTCCTTTAGGACAACCAATTTCTTTACGTTCTATAATTTCTCCTCCATGTATCTCTAAATATGTACCAGTTTTAGAATCTTCAGTCTTTGTTATTAATTCAACTTGAGAAACTGATGCAATACTTGCTAATGCTTCTCCTCTAAAGCCTAATGACAAAATAGAATTCAAGTCATCAGCATCTTTTATCTTACTTGTAGCATGTCTTTCGAAAGCTATTTCTACATCAGATTCATATATTCCTATACCATCATCAGTAATTCTTATATAAGTTTTTCCCCCCTCCTTAATCTCTACAATAATTTTTGAAGCATTAGCATCAATAGCATTCTCTACTAATTCTTTTACAACAGAAACTGGTCTATCAACAACTTCTCCAGCAGCTATTTTATTAGCTATTAACTTATCTAATTTATGAATTCTTTTTAACATATCTTTACACTCCTCTATTTTGAGCTAGTTTAACAAGTTTATATAAATGATTCATAGCTTCCATAGGAGTAATATCTAATATATCTATTTTTTTCAATTCTTCAATAACATCATTATTCTTACCATCAAAAATACTCATTTGTTTTTCATATATTACTTCATTTGTTTTATTTATCGTCGTATCTTCTTTTAAGTTCTTTTTATTAATGTCGTTTTCTTCCAATTGCAAAAGAATCTGTTTTGCTCTAGTTATTACATCATCTATAACTCCAGCTAATTTAGCCACTTGAATACCATAACTTTGATCTGCACTTCCTCTAATAATCTTTCGCAAAAATATAATATCGTCATTACATTCTTCTACAGATATACAATAATTTTTTACTCCATTAAGAATTCCTTCTAATTCTGTTAATTCATGATAATGAGTAGCAAATAATGTTCTAGCACCTAATACCTTCTTTGAGCTTATATATTCAACAACAGCCCAAGCAATACTCAAGCCATCATAAGTACTTGTTCCTCTTCCTATTTCATCTAAAATAATCAAACTTTTCTTTGTAGCATTATTTAAAATATTAGCCAATTCACTCAT includes:
- the mutL gene encoding DNA mismatch repair endonuclease MutL — encoded protein: MLKRIHKLDKLIANKIAAGEVVDRPVSVVKELVENAIDANASKIIVEIKEGGKTYIRITDDGIGIYESDVEIAFERHATSKIKDADDLNSILSLGFRGEALASIASVSQVELITKTEDSKTGTYLEIHGGEIIERKEIGCPKGTTFVIKNLFYNMPARYQFMKSNAVETGYISDLISKFALAYSNISFRFINNGTIVFTTSGSSSVINNIVSIYGKEIAKNMMYVSNRVKDISIEAYISKPTIARGNKKQQVFFVNGRYVKNKIISDAIEEAYKTLVKVNRFPICFIYLNIPPNRLDVNIHPTKTEIRFDDELYIKDFVVNTLRSKLLEENLIPSIGFEKSKKQLEGYQERIIDLPTCSDTIIKNTKNISEIKPNKEHEKDLVLEDKLSYHANNKVENKLVKATQKKEKINRNNISEFNQNTKTKNIVNEEKLNNKNSELIMNIRILGQIFNTYLIGQDDQTMFLIDQHAAHERILYDTLLKSYKERSAVSQKLLTPILVEVSFVEFEIVKKNVDIFNNLGFEVEEFGMNAFILRSVPVVFGEPEAKEFFMEVVDNFQKNINNSYDIKVEQIISMACKQAIKAKDKLDFVEIKELMKQLAKLENPFTCPHGRPIIVSMTKYEIERKFKRI